From a single Lentimicrobium sp. L6 genomic region:
- a CDS encoding phosphatase PAP2 family protein has protein sequence MTKLSSNTLLADSSTRGLLYMMIAVLLLSSPILFLPKEQATFWINGLNTPFLDLFFKYITHLGDGLVFIPVFIFLLFRSYVKAGFFAFFVILEALIVQLVLKKGVFAHLDRPMAYIQDFDLLHQVTGVHLHGLHTFPSGHTQSVFLVAFFLVWALKKGPAINLLILSIAVLTGLSRVYILQHFLIDVWFGALIGFGLPFITIYLLQWFGKFPSSEKRLIFWKEVMNGKC, from the coding sequence ATGACAAAACTTAGTTCGAATACTCTTTTAGCAGACTCCTCTACCAGAGGTTTGTTATATATGATGATTGCCGTATTGTTGTTATCATCACCCATATTATTCCTGCCTAAAGAGCAAGCTACATTTTGGATCAATGGTTTGAATACTCCTTTTTTAGATTTATTTTTTAAATACATCACCCATCTTGGGGATGGTTTGGTATTCATTCCGGTCTTTATATTTCTCCTATTTAGAAGTTATGTGAAAGCCGGATTTTTCGCATTCTTCGTTATTCTTGAAGCTCTTATAGTTCAATTGGTATTGAAAAAGGGAGTTTTCGCCCATCTAGATCGCCCCATGGCCTATATTCAAGATTTTGATTTATTACATCAAGTAACTGGCGTTCATTTACATGGTCTCCATACGTTTCCTTCCGGTCATACTCAGAGTGTATTTCTAGTTGCATTCTTCTTAGTATGGGCATTAAAAAAAGGTCCAGCCATCAATCTTCTCATTCTTTCCATAGCTGTCTTAACAGGCCTGTCGAGAGTCTATATCCTCCAGCATTTTCTAATAGATGTGTGGTTTGGAGCACTCATAGGTTTCGGGCTTCCTTTTATTACTATCTATTTATTGCAATGGTTTGGGAAGTTTCCTTCTTCGGAAAAACGATTGATTTTTTGGAAAGAAGTAATGAACGGTAAGTGTTGA
- a CDS encoding HD domain-containing protein produces MKQIKNILETEKYIRGILEGEGSGHDWWHIHRVRNNAMNIAKAYEVDIFIVEMAALLHDIADHKLNGGDEEIGPRMAGEWLDKNEVGESEKNHILLIMQEVSFSKGKVPATLEGKIVQDADRLDAIGAIGIARTFAFGGFKKREIYNPEIQPIKYASLEDYKKNTNPTLNHFYEKLLLLKDMMNTEEAKKIAQQRHDFMETYLEQFYAEWEGEL; encoded by the coding sequence ATGAAGCAGATAAAAAATATTCTAGAAACAGAAAAATATATTCGTGGTATTCTGGAAGGTGAGGGTAGTGGTCACGATTGGTGGCATATTCACCGAGTAAGAAATAATGCCATGAATATTGCAAAGGCATATGAGGTGGATATTTTTATTGTAGAAATGGCTGCTTTGTTACATGATATTGCCGACCATAAACTTAATGGAGGTGATGAAGAAATTGGTCCTAGAATGGCAGGGGAGTGGCTGGATAAGAACGAGGTAGGTGAGTCGGAAAAGAATCACATTTTGCTCATTATGCAAGAAGTTTCTTTTAGTAAAGGAAAAGTACCAGCTACTTTGGAAGGAAAAATAGTTCAGGATGCCGATAGGCTTGATGCCATTGGTGCCATAGGTATTGCCAGAACTTTTGCCTTTGGAGGCTTTAAAAAACGCGAAATCTATAATCCCGAAATACAGCCCATAAAATATGCAAGTCTAGAGGATTATAAGAAGAATACCAATCCAACGCTCAATCATTTTTACGAAAAATTGTTGCTGCTAAAAGATATGATGAACACGGAGGAGGCTAAGAAAATAGCTCAGCAGCGACATGATTTTATGGAGACATATTTAGAACAATTTTATGCAGAGTGGGAGGGAGAATTATAG
- a CDS encoding ABC transporter permease has translation MIYLKLIRESYLFAVRELVVNKTRTFLSLLGITIGIFAIISVFTVFDSLEKQLRDSVSALGSNVLFVQKWPWMTDGNAPWWKYMNRPQPSLEDLKIVEKRSNLTEAVAFSVYKRKTIKNGNNLMENMQIQGITYDHNKVMSVDIGIGRYFTRSESINGRQVALIGSEIADNLFPNEDAEGKTFKIGGMKTYVIGVMEKKGEDSFGNSPDKQVFIPVNYMKSFVDLRYSGNALMVKGKPNITNEELRSEITGILRAAHRIKPGADDDFAINETSVISNQFDQFFGMLAGLGWVIGGFSLLVGGFGIANIMFVSVKERTNIIGIQKSLGAKRYFILTQFLFEAVFLSVLGGLFGLFFVFILGMVATFGFDWELMLNEGNIILGISVSSIIGLISGLWPALKASKLDPVVAMRSL, from the coding sequence ATGATATATTTGAAGCTGATTCGCGAAAGTTATTTGTTTGCTGTTAGAGAGCTGGTAGTCAATAAAACACGTACCTTTTTATCCTTATTGGGGATTACCATTGGTATATTTGCTATCATCTCAGTATTCACTGTTTTTGATTCTTTAGAGAAACAATTGCGAGATAGTGTGAGTGCTTTGGGTAGTAATGTGCTTTTTGTTCAGAAATGGCCTTGGATGACTGATGGGAATGCACCTTGGTGGAAATATATGAATCGTCCTCAACCTTCTTTAGAAGATTTAAAAATCGTTGAAAAGAGAAGTAATCTTACCGAAGCGGTGGCTTTTTCTGTTTATAAGAGAAAAACCATCAAGAATGGTAATAATCTGATGGAAAATATGCAGATTCAAGGAATAACCTACGATCACAATAAAGTGATGTCGGTTGATATTGGTATTGGGCGGTATTTTACTCGTTCCGAAAGTATTAATGGGAGGCAAGTTGCTTTAATAGGTAGTGAAATTGCAGACAATCTATTTCCAAATGAGGATGCAGAAGGGAAGACCTTTAAAATTGGAGGAATGAAAACCTATGTGATAGGGGTAATGGAAAAAAAGGGGGAGGATAGTTTTGGTAATTCTCCTGATAAACAGGTTTTTATCCCTGTGAATTATATGAAATCCTTTGTGGATTTGCGATACAGTGGAAATGCACTGATGGTGAAGGGAAAGCCTAATATTACCAATGAAGAATTGAGAAGTGAAATTACTGGTATACTGAGAGCGGCGCATAGAATAAAACCTGGTGCCGATGATGATTTTGCTATTAATGAAACTTCTGTGATTTCTAATCAGTTCGATCAGTTTTTTGGTATGTTAGCTGGTTTAGGATGGGTAATTGGAGGCTTCTCACTTTTAGTAGGTGGTTTTGGAATTGCCAATATCATGTTTGTATCGGTGAAAGAAAGAACCAATATCATAGGTATTCAAAAATCATTGGGGGCAAAACGGTATTTTATTCTTACTCAATTTTTATTTGAAGCAGTTTTCTTAAGCGTCTTAGGGGGGCTTTTTGGTTTGTTCTTTGTATTTATTCTTGGAATGGTGGCCACCTTTGGTTTCGATTGGGAATTGATGCTCAACGAAGGGAATATTATATTGGGTATTTCTGTTTCTTCTATCATTGGATTGATTAGCGGTTTGTGGCCAGCGCTTAAAGCCAGTAAGTTAGATCCCGTTGTAGCTATGCGTAGCCTATAA
- a CDS encoding ACP phosphodiesterase — protein MNFLAHIYLSGNNKEIALGNLIGDMVKGNAYENYPKDIRTGLILHRSIDEFTDAHLDFKHSCEIIKPYFNRYAGIVADIYYDHFLAKYWSEFSDIELQKTVNDIYILMIKKYRLLPARAQRIAPFMILRNWLGTYGHFEPLHQVFLGMHRRTSEKGHMDIAVQKLKVHYEELEKDFRLFMPDVIEFSNKKLSFIPTIID, from the coding sequence ATGAATTTTCTAGCACATATATACCTTTCGGGTAATAATAAAGAAATTGCCTTAGGTAATCTAATTGGTGATATGGTGAAGGGAAATGCTTATGAAAATTATCCCAAAGACATTCGTACTGGATTGATTCTACATCGTTCTATTGATGAGTTTACTGATGCGCATTTGGACTTTAAACACTCTTGCGAAATCATTAAACCTTATTTTAATCGTTATGCGGGTATCGTTGCCGATATCTATTACGATCATTTTTTGGCAAAATATTGGTCTGAATTTTCTGATATCGAATTACAAAAAACAGTGAATGATATCTATATTTTAATGATTAAAAAATACAGACTACTACCTGCTAGAGCTCAGAGGATCGCTCCATTTATGATACTGAGAAATTGGTTAGGAACCTATGGTCACTTTGAACCACTTCATCAAGTTTTTCTGGGAATGCATAGAAGAACAAGCGAAAAAGGGCACATGGATATTGCTGTACAAAAGCTAAAAGTTCATTATGAAGAATTGGAAAAAGATTTCAGATTATTTATGCCAGATGTAATTGAGTTTAGCAATAAAAAGCTAAGCTTTATTCCGACTATTATAGACTAA
- the lgt gene encoding prolipoprotein diacylglyceryl transferase has product MLDFITWTVDPEIFDLGFIAPRWYGLLFASGFFFGYIIMLKFFKKEGVEEKILDTLTTYMLVATVVGARLGHVIFYDWAYYSKHLIEILYVWQGGLASHGAAVGILIAIYIFSKKEKRGYLWTMDRIVIVTALAAVAIRTGNLMNSEIYGHVTDLPWGFIFVRDGQTDPRHPTQIYEALSYLAIFIFLIKYYYKKDGKTADGYLLGMFLILVFGMRFFIEFLKVNQVDFEEGMTLNMGQILSIPLVIGGVYLVYNSRNKA; this is encoded by the coding sequence ATACTTGACTTTATTACTTGGACTGTCGACCCAGAAATTTTTGACTTAGGATTTATTGCCCCACGCTGGTATGGATTATTATTTGCCTCTGGTTTTTTCTTCGGATATATTATTATGCTCAAATTCTTTAAGAAAGAAGGCGTAGAAGAAAAAATATTGGACACTTTGACTACCTATATGTTGGTGGCTACTGTGGTTGGTGCGAGATTGGGTCATGTTATTTTCTACGATTGGGCTTATTATAGCAAGCACTTAATCGAAATTCTATACGTGTGGCAGGGTGGTTTAGCTAGTCATGGTGCTGCGGTCGGAATTCTTATCGCTATTTATATCTTCTCCAAAAAGGAAAAGCGAGGATATCTCTGGACCATGGATAGGATTGTGATAGTTACGGCTTTGGCAGCGGTCGCCATAAGAACGGGGAATTTAATGAATTCTGAAATCTATGGGCACGTAACAGATTTACCATGGGGTTTTATCTTTGTTAGAGATGGACAAACTGATCCACGTCATCCTACTCAAATTTATGAGGCTTTAAGTTATTTAGCCATATTCATTTTCCTTATTAAATATTACTATAAGAAAGACGGAAAAACTGCCGATGGTTATTTATTGGGAATGTTCCTGATATTAGTATTTGGGATGAGATTTTTTATCGAGTTCTTAAAAGTGAATCAAGTTGATTTTGAGGAGGGTATGACCTTAAATATGGGCCAAATATTGAGTATTCCTCTTGTAATTGGAGGTGTATATTTAGTCTATAATAGTCGGAATAAAGCTTAG
- a CDS encoding glycosyltransferase family 2 protein yields the protein MIKLSVLIITFNEERNIGACIESAKEVADEIVVLDSFSTDQTEAICNSHQVRFVQHAFDGYVEQKNNVLKEAKYDWVLSLDADERVDEQLRKSILEVKENPKFDAYKFNRLSFYNGRWIKHSGWYPDVKIRLWNKDLGQWGGRNPHDELILKPNSKVKHLKGDLLHYSFYSLEDHMAQTNKFSSIAAQTLFEEGKKINALKLYFSPFIKFCRDYVKNMGFLDGWEGLTICRINALGTYLKYAKLKELYRKDKLSKLNK from the coding sequence ATGATTAAACTTTCAGTTCTTATCATTACTTTTAATGAGGAGCGAAATATAGGTGCTTGCATTGAATCGGCTAAAGAAGTAGCGGATGAGATTGTCGTGTTGGACAGTTTTTCCACTGACCAAACGGAGGCTATTTGTAACTCCCATCAAGTGAGATTTGTTCAACATGCTTTTGATGGCTATGTGGAACAGAAGAATAATGTATTAAAAGAAGCCAAGTACGATTGGGTTTTGTCTTTAGATGCCGATGAAAGAGTGGATGAACAATTGAGGAAATCCATCCTGGAGGTCAAAGAAAACCCTAAATTCGATGCTTATAAATTTAATCGATTATCATTTTATAATGGAAGATGGATCAAACATTCAGGATGGTACCCCGATGTGAAAATCAGACTTTGGAATAAGGATTTGGGACAGTGGGGAGGTCGGAATCCTCATGATGAGTTGATATTGAAGCCGAATAGTAAAGTGAAGCATTTAAAAGGCGATTTATTACATTATTCTTTTTATTCCTTGGAAGATCATATGGCCCAAACCAACAAGTTTTCTAGTATAGCCGCACAAACCCTTTTTGAGGAGGGTAAAAAAATAAATGCTCTGAAATTATATTTCTCACCTTTCATTAAATTTTGTAGAGACTATGTTAAGAATATGGGTTTCCTTGATGGTTGGGAAGGCTTAACCATTTGTAGGATAAATGCCTTAGGTACCTATTTAAAATATGCCAAGCTGAAAGAGCTTTATAGAAAAGATAAATTAAGTAAGCTTAACAAATAA